A part of Oncorhynchus clarkii lewisi isolate Uvic-CL-2024 chromosome 17, UVic_Ocla_1.0, whole genome shotgun sequence genomic DNA contains:
- the LOC139370310 gene encoding NACHT, LRR and PYD domains-containing protein 12-like isoform X1 yields the protein MVGSGIFISSSHEGRDCLPLLSPSQLLPPPWRETNIGHRKSAFPDLRKMFRPGREKHQTEPREVSASHVAKLSNKLKAILKKKYQSPPGGETEHPFYIHCDLQYPPGESGEGNQHEYIQIEPTYRKTHQGTCSPIGLYFDSELDNERVRIVLTKGVSGIGKTSQVRMMILNWAEGKGNQECPLLFPLPFRELNLLKERLSLIELLHKFFPELKEPGICNLENCRVGFFFDGLDEFRRPLDFKNSPIVTDVTEPSSVPTLLTNLINGNLLPSAAHIWITSRPAAVSRIPLQYINEVSEIEGFTDSQKEEFFRRAINDKNQANAIIAYLKYSKSLYVLCQIPFICSICASVLWRKTFLFNEECDPRALTPVYTDLLALLQTQNQNTQEMAIKLGELAFKQLVKGNTVFYEEDLRECNIDVQVAAVYARVNIPIFREDIGLHQKIYYFGHTTIQEFFAAMWFLQSCNSPDENLRKAVDMALQSKNGKLDLFLRFLLGFSQNFIQSITEAGYNLSETLTEAVEYIKKKVMENPASPRTLNLLNCLTELGDSSLETDGVHFLKTGIPPDAKYPRAHWSDLATLLVASESGPIDMLGLEVKKRGDEELLRMLPVIKASQTATLSYHNLTEIFCEGLASALTSKVCNLKALDLSFNTLKDSGVQLLAAGLAKPHCRLERLKLSGCRVKQDGFAALAKALKSNPSHLRELDLSGNEPGEAGVFHLVDGLKVVNCKLQILKLSNCKLGLEQSRSLAVLLIDNPRHLRELDVSMNDLGDRGVKLLMDILKSTQIYKLELYCCQLTEKCCENMFGCLVNIPSLRELNLSNNNLKDEGVKMLCNAFGLPACQLEKLNVASCGITLVRGFHFNSILKELDISRNHLGDSDDWADVLFCLSSLETLRLSDCKLTEKCCGVLVEALRSNLTNLKELDLSGNDLGDRGVKTLYMGLTSRCCTLERLFL from the exons GGAAGTCTCTGCCTCCCATGTGGCAAAACTCAGCAATAAGCTCAAAGCCATCTTGAAGAAAAAGTACCAAAGTCCACCAGGGGGGGAAACTGAGCATCCATTTTATATTCATTGTGATCTCCAGTATCCACCTGGTGAAAGTGGAGAGGGGAACCAACATGAGTACATTCAAATTGAGCCAACCTACAGGAAGACACACCAAGGGACATGCTCACCCATAGGCTTATACTTTGATTCTGAACTAGACAACGAGCGAGTCAGAATAGTGCTGACAAAGGGCGTCTCTGGTATTGGCAAAACTAGCCAGGTGCGGATGATGATTCTTAACTGGGCAGAGGGAAAAGGAAACCAGGAATGTCCTCTCTTATTTCCTCTTCCTTTCCGGGAGCTGAATTTACTGAAGGAGAGACTGAGTCTAATTGAACTTCTTCACAAGTTTTTCCCAGAATTGAAAGAACCTGGAATTTGCAACTTGGAGAACTGCAGAGTTGGGTTCTTCTTTGACGGGCTGGATGAATTCCGTCGTCCTCTCGACTTCAAGAACAGCCCGATAGTGACCGATGTCACAGAGCCCTCCTCCGTGCCGACACTGCTGACAAACCTCATTAACGGTAATCTCCTTCCCTCCGCCGCTCACATATGGATTACATCCAGACCTGCGGCAGTCAGTCGCATCCCTCTTCAGTACATCAACGAAGTGTCAGAAATCGAAGGCTTCACCGACTCCCAGAAAGAGGAGTTCTTCAGGAGAGCAATCAATGACAAGAACCAGGCCAATGCAATTATTGCCTACTTAAAGTACTCAAAAAGCCTCTACGTCTTGTGCCAGATACCTTTTATCTGTTCGATTTGTGCGTCAGTCCTCTGGAGAAAGACATTTCTATTCAATGAAGAATGTGACCCCAGAGCTCTGACTCCAGTGTACACTGACCTACTCGCCCTGTTGCAAACACAGAACCAGAATACCCAGGAGATGGCTATTAAATTGGGGGAACTAGCCTTTAAGCAGTTGGTGAAAGGCAACACGGTTTTCTACGAGGAAGACCTACGAGAGTGCAACATTGATGTCCAAGTGGCAGCTGTGTACGCAAGAGTGAACATACCCATCTTCAGGGAGGATATTGGGCTGCACCAAAAGATCTACTACTTTGGGCATACCACCATTCAGGAGTTCTTTGCCGCAATGTGGTTTCTCCAATCCTGCAACAGCCCAGATGAAAACCTGAGGAAAGCAGTGGACATGGCCTTGCAGAGCAAAAACGGAAAGCTGGACCTCTTCCTCCGGTTCCTCCTAGGCTTCTCGCAGAACTTCATCCAGTCAATCACAGAGGCCGGCTACAACTTGTCGGAGACACTGACGGAAGCAGTAGAGTATATCAAGAAGAAGGTCATGGAGAATCCCGCTTCACCGAGGACACTCAACCTGCTGAACTGCCTGACGGAACTGGGTGACAGCTCTTTAGAAACGGATGGCGTGCACTTTCTCAAGACGGGAATCCCCCCAGATGCCAAATACCCACGTGCACATTGGTCCGACCTGGCCACTCTGTTAGTGGCGTCAGAGTCTGGGCCGATAGACATGCTTGGGTTGGaagtaaagaagagaggagacgaggaacTTCTGAGGATGCTGCCAGTGATCAAAGCTTCCCAGACAGCCAC GCTGTCATATCACAATCTGACTGAGATATTCTGTGAAGGTCTGGCCTCGGCGCTCACCTCAAAGGTGTGCAATCTGAAAGCTCTGGACCTGAGTTTCAACACGCTGAAGGACTCAGGAGTACAACTGCTGGCGGCCGGCCTGGCCAAGCCACATTGCCGACTGGAGAGACTGAAACTGTCCGGCTGCAGGGTGAAACAGGATGGCTTCGCCGCTCTGGCCAAAGCTCTCAAATCCAACCCCTCGCACCTGCGAGAGCTGGATCTCAGCGGCAATGAACCGGGAGAAGCCGGCGTGTTTCATCTCGTTGATGGACTGAAGGTTGTTAATTGCAAACTGCAGATCCTGAA GCTCTCAAACTGCAAGCTGGGCCTGGAGCAGAGTCGCTCTCTTGCGGTGTTGCTGATAGACAACCCCAGACACCTGCGAGAGCTGGACGTCAGCATGAACGACCTGGGAGACCGGGGGGTGAAGCTGCTCATGGACATACTGAAGTCAACCCAGATATACAAACTGGA GTTGTACTGTTGTCAGCTCACTGAGAAATGCTGTGAGAACATGTTTGGATGTCTGGTGAACATCCCCAGTCTGAGGGAGCTCAACCTGagcaacaacaacctgaaggacGAGGGGGTCAAGATGCTCTGCAACGCCTTCGGACTGCCCGCCTGTCaactggagaaactcaa TGTGGCGAGCTGTGGCATCACCCTAGTCAGAGGGTTTCATTTCAACTCTATCCTCAAAGAGCTGGACATCAGCAGGAACCATCTGGGCGACTCGGATGACTGGGCCGATGTCTTGTTCTGCTTGTCTTCACTTGAGACCCTCAG GCTGAGTGACTGTAAATTGACAGAGAAATGCTGTGGGGTGCTGGTCGAAGCTCTCCGCTCCAACCTCACCAATCTGAAAGAGCTGGATCTCTCTGGAAACGACCTTGGAGACCGCGGTGTGAAGACTCTCTACATGGGACTGACGTCCAGGTGTTGTACACTGGAGAGACTGTT tcTGTGA
- the LOC139370310 gene encoding NACHT, LRR and PYD domains-containing protein 12-like isoform X2: MFRPGREKHQTEPREVSASHVAKLSNKLKAILKKKYQSPPGGETEHPFYIHCDLQYPPGESGEGNQHEYIQIEPTYRKTHQGTCSPIGLYFDSELDNERVRIVLTKGVSGIGKTSQVRMMILNWAEGKGNQECPLLFPLPFRELNLLKERLSLIELLHKFFPELKEPGICNLENCRVGFFFDGLDEFRRPLDFKNSPIVTDVTEPSSVPTLLTNLINGNLLPSAAHIWITSRPAAVSRIPLQYINEVSEIEGFTDSQKEEFFRRAINDKNQANAIIAYLKYSKSLYVLCQIPFICSICASVLWRKTFLFNEECDPRALTPVYTDLLALLQTQNQNTQEMAIKLGELAFKQLVKGNTVFYEEDLRECNIDVQVAAVYARVNIPIFREDIGLHQKIYYFGHTTIQEFFAAMWFLQSCNSPDENLRKAVDMALQSKNGKLDLFLRFLLGFSQNFIQSITEAGYNLSETLTEAVEYIKKKVMENPASPRTLNLLNCLTELGDSSLETDGVHFLKTGIPPDAKYPRAHWSDLATLLVASESGPIDMLGLEVKKRGDEELLRMLPVIKASQTATLSYHNLTEIFCEGLASALTSKVCNLKALDLSFNTLKDSGVQLLAAGLAKPHCRLERLKLSGCRVKQDGFAALAKALKSNPSHLRELDLSGNEPGEAGVFHLVDGLKVVNCKLQILKLSNCKLGLEQSRSLAVLLIDNPRHLRELDVSMNDLGDRGVKLLMDILKSTQIYKLELYCCQLTEKCCENMFGCLVNIPSLRELNLSNNNLKDEGVKMLCNAFGLPACQLEKLNVASCGITLVRGFHFNSILKELDISRNHLGDSDDWADVLFCLSSLETLRLSDCKLTEKCCGVLVEALRSNLTNLKELDLSGNDLGDRGVKTLYMGLTSRCCTLERLFL, translated from the exons GGAAGTCTCTGCCTCCCATGTGGCAAAACTCAGCAATAAGCTCAAAGCCATCTTGAAGAAAAAGTACCAAAGTCCACCAGGGGGGGAAACTGAGCATCCATTTTATATTCATTGTGATCTCCAGTATCCACCTGGTGAAAGTGGAGAGGGGAACCAACATGAGTACATTCAAATTGAGCCAACCTACAGGAAGACACACCAAGGGACATGCTCACCCATAGGCTTATACTTTGATTCTGAACTAGACAACGAGCGAGTCAGAATAGTGCTGACAAAGGGCGTCTCTGGTATTGGCAAAACTAGCCAGGTGCGGATGATGATTCTTAACTGGGCAGAGGGAAAAGGAAACCAGGAATGTCCTCTCTTATTTCCTCTTCCTTTCCGGGAGCTGAATTTACTGAAGGAGAGACTGAGTCTAATTGAACTTCTTCACAAGTTTTTCCCAGAATTGAAAGAACCTGGAATTTGCAACTTGGAGAACTGCAGAGTTGGGTTCTTCTTTGACGGGCTGGATGAATTCCGTCGTCCTCTCGACTTCAAGAACAGCCCGATAGTGACCGATGTCACAGAGCCCTCCTCCGTGCCGACACTGCTGACAAACCTCATTAACGGTAATCTCCTTCCCTCCGCCGCTCACATATGGATTACATCCAGACCTGCGGCAGTCAGTCGCATCCCTCTTCAGTACATCAACGAAGTGTCAGAAATCGAAGGCTTCACCGACTCCCAGAAAGAGGAGTTCTTCAGGAGAGCAATCAATGACAAGAACCAGGCCAATGCAATTATTGCCTACTTAAAGTACTCAAAAAGCCTCTACGTCTTGTGCCAGATACCTTTTATCTGTTCGATTTGTGCGTCAGTCCTCTGGAGAAAGACATTTCTATTCAATGAAGAATGTGACCCCAGAGCTCTGACTCCAGTGTACACTGACCTACTCGCCCTGTTGCAAACACAGAACCAGAATACCCAGGAGATGGCTATTAAATTGGGGGAACTAGCCTTTAAGCAGTTGGTGAAAGGCAACACGGTTTTCTACGAGGAAGACCTACGAGAGTGCAACATTGATGTCCAAGTGGCAGCTGTGTACGCAAGAGTGAACATACCCATCTTCAGGGAGGATATTGGGCTGCACCAAAAGATCTACTACTTTGGGCATACCACCATTCAGGAGTTCTTTGCCGCAATGTGGTTTCTCCAATCCTGCAACAGCCCAGATGAAAACCTGAGGAAAGCAGTGGACATGGCCTTGCAGAGCAAAAACGGAAAGCTGGACCTCTTCCTCCGGTTCCTCCTAGGCTTCTCGCAGAACTTCATCCAGTCAATCACAGAGGCCGGCTACAACTTGTCGGAGACACTGACGGAAGCAGTAGAGTATATCAAGAAGAAGGTCATGGAGAATCCCGCTTCACCGAGGACACTCAACCTGCTGAACTGCCTGACGGAACTGGGTGACAGCTCTTTAGAAACGGATGGCGTGCACTTTCTCAAGACGGGAATCCCCCCAGATGCCAAATACCCACGTGCACATTGGTCCGACCTGGCCACTCTGTTAGTGGCGTCAGAGTCTGGGCCGATAGACATGCTTGGGTTGGaagtaaagaagagaggagacgaggaacTTCTGAGGATGCTGCCAGTGATCAAAGCTTCCCAGACAGCCAC GCTGTCATATCACAATCTGACTGAGATATTCTGTGAAGGTCTGGCCTCGGCGCTCACCTCAAAGGTGTGCAATCTGAAAGCTCTGGACCTGAGTTTCAACACGCTGAAGGACTCAGGAGTACAACTGCTGGCGGCCGGCCTGGCCAAGCCACATTGCCGACTGGAGAGACTGAAACTGTCCGGCTGCAGGGTGAAACAGGATGGCTTCGCCGCTCTGGCCAAAGCTCTCAAATCCAACCCCTCGCACCTGCGAGAGCTGGATCTCAGCGGCAATGAACCGGGAGAAGCCGGCGTGTTTCATCTCGTTGATGGACTGAAGGTTGTTAATTGCAAACTGCAGATCCTGAA GCTCTCAAACTGCAAGCTGGGCCTGGAGCAGAGTCGCTCTCTTGCGGTGTTGCTGATAGACAACCCCAGACACCTGCGAGAGCTGGACGTCAGCATGAACGACCTGGGAGACCGGGGGGTGAAGCTGCTCATGGACATACTGAAGTCAACCCAGATATACAAACTGGA GTTGTACTGTTGTCAGCTCACTGAGAAATGCTGTGAGAACATGTTTGGATGTCTGGTGAACATCCCCAGTCTGAGGGAGCTCAACCTGagcaacaacaacctgaaggacGAGGGGGTCAAGATGCTCTGCAACGCCTTCGGACTGCCCGCCTGTCaactggagaaactcaa TGTGGCGAGCTGTGGCATCACCCTAGTCAGAGGGTTTCATTTCAACTCTATCCTCAAAGAGCTGGACATCAGCAGGAACCATCTGGGCGACTCGGATGACTGGGCCGATGTCTTGTTCTGCTTGTCTTCACTTGAGACCCTCAG GCTGAGTGACTGTAAATTGACAGAGAAATGCTGTGGGGTGCTGGTCGAAGCTCTCCGCTCCAACCTCACCAATCTGAAAGAGCTGGATCTCTCTGGAAACGACCTTGGAGACCGCGGTGTGAAGACTCTCTACATGGGACTGACGTCCAGGTGTTGTACACTGGAGAGACTGTT tcTGTGA